A region of the Candidatus Methylomirabilota bacterium genome:
AGCGGGGCCAAGACAAAGACGTAGAGCAACGCGTGCGCCAGTCCGGCGAGGAGGCCGGCCCCGATGCCGAGGACGAGGCATAGCAGTGCAGTGCCGAGACCGAGACCGACCACGCCCCATGAAAAGACGGCACGATCCAGTCGGTCTTCCGGAATGTCAGGCGCAAACTTCTCGATCGTCTCCGGGTTCCGCCCTTCGCGCACGTAGTAGTAGACGTTCAAGAGCTGGACCCGCCAGACGCCGAGCAGCCGCGGGCTGTGGGGATCACCCTCCCGGTCGGTGAACGTGTGATGTTTGCGATGGACAGCGACCCACTCCCGGCGGCGCTGTCCCGTGGTGAGCCACAGCAGAATCCGGAAGAACACATCCGCGAGGGGGTGTACGAGCAGCGCCCGATGGGCGAGGGCCCGATGCAAATAGATAGACGTCGCGATCACCGCCACCTGGGTGATCGCTACTGCGACAAGCGGCACGATCCAAATGTGAAATGACAAGGCATCCTCCTTCCTTCACAATCACCTCCGGCGCGGC
Encoded here:
- a CDS encoding fatty acid desaturase, encoding MSFHIWIVPLVAVAITQVAVIATSIYLHRALAHRALLVHPLADVFFRILLWLTTGQRRREWVAVHRKHHTFTDREGDPHSPRLLGVWRVQLLNVYYYVREGRNPETIEKFAPDIPEDRLDRAVFSWGVVGLGLGTALLCLVLGIGAGLLAGLAHALLYVFVLAPLINALGHWRGTQNFQNTAYNWRVLAWVTGGESLHNNHHAHPRAPKFSMGRFEFDPSWLVIRAFAAVKLLVIIGPSGRGS